The nucleotide sequence NNNNNNNNNNNNNNNNNNNNNNNNNNNNNNNNNNNNNNNNNNNNNNNNNNNNNNNNNNNNNNNNNNNNNNNNNNNNNNNNNNNNNNNNNNNNNNNNNNNNNNNNNNNNNNNNNNNNNNNNNNNNNNNNNNNNNNNNNNNNNNNNNNNNNNNNNNNNNNNNNNNNNNNNNNNNNNNNNNNNNNNNNNNNNNNNNNNNNNNNNNNNNNNNNNNNNNNNNNNNNNNNNNNNNNNNNNNNNNNNNNNNNNNNNNNNNNNNNNNNNNNNNNNNNNNNNNNNNNNNNNNNNNNNNNNNNNNNNNNNNNNNNNNNNNNNNNNNNNNNNNNNNNNNNNNNNNNNNNNNNNNNNNNNNNNNNNNNNNNNNNNNNNNNNNNNNNNNNNNNNNNNNNNNNNNNNNNNNNNNNNNNNNNNNNNNNNNNNNNNNNNNNNNNNNNNNNNNNNNNNNNNNNNNNNNNNNNNNNNNNNNNNNNNNNNNNNNNNNNNNNNNNNNNNNNNNNNNNNNNNNNNNNNNNNNNNNNNNNNNNNNNNNNNNNNNNNNNNNNNNNNNNNNNNNNNNNNNNNNNNNNNNNNNNNNNNNNNNNNNNNNNNNNNNNNNNNNNNNNNNNNNNNNNNNNNNNNNNNNNNNNNNNNNNNNNNNNNNNNNNNNNNNNNNNNNNNNNNNNNNNNNNNNNNNNNNNNNNNNNNNNNNNNNNNNNNNNNNNNNNNNNNNNNNNNNNNNNNNNNNNNNNNNNNNNNNNNNNNNNNNNNNNNNNNNNNNNNNNNNNNNNNNNNNNNNNNNNNNNNNNNNNNNNNNNNNNNNNNNNNNNNNNNNNNNNNNNNNNNNNNNNNNNNNNNNNNNNNNNNNNNNNNNNNNNNNNNNNNNNNNNNNNNNNNNNNNNNNNNNNNNNNNNNNNNNNNNNNNNNNNNNNNNNNNNNNNNNNNNNNNNNNNNNNNNNNNNNNNNNNNNNNNNNNNNNNNNNNNNNNNNNNNNNNNNNNNNNNNNNNNNNNNNNNNNNNNNNNNNNNNNNNNNNNNNNNNNNNNNNNNNNNNNNNNNNNNNNNNNNNNNNNNNNNNNNNNNNNNNNNNNNNNNNNNNNNNNNNNNNNNNNNNNNNNNNNNNNNNNNNNNNNNNNNNNNNNNNNNNNNNNNNNNNNNNNNNNNNNNNNNNNNNNNNNNNNNNNNNNNNNNNNNNNNNNNNNNNNNNNNNNNNNNNNNNNNNNNNNNNNNNNNNNNNNNNNNNNNNNNNNNNNNNNNNNNNNNNNNNNNNNNNNNNNNNNNNNNNNNNNNNNNNNNNNNNNNNNNNNNNNNNNNNNNNNNNNNNNNNNNNNNNNNNNNNNNNNNNNNNNNNNNNNNNNNNNNNNNNNNNNNNNNNNNNNNNNNNNNNNNNNNNNNNNNNNNNNNNNNNNNNNNNNNNNNNNNNNNNNNNNNNNNNNNNNNNNNNNNNNNNNNNNNNNNNNNNNNNNNNNNNNNNNNNNNNNNNNNNNNNNNNNNNNNNNNNNNNNNNNNNNNNNNNNNNNNNNNNNNNNNNNNNNNNNNNNNNNNNNNNNNNNNNNNNNNNNNNNNNNNNNNNNNNNNNNNNNNNNNNNNNNNNNNNNNNNNNNNNNNNNNNNNNNNNNNNNNNNNNNNNNNNNNNNNNNNNNNNNNNNNNNNNNNNNNNNNNNNNNNNNNNNNNNNNNNNNNNNNNNNNNNNNNNNNNNNNNNNNNNNNNNNNNNNNNNNNNNNNNNNNNNNNNNNNNNNNNNNNNNNNNNNNNNNNNNNNNNNNNNNNNNNNNNNNNNNNNNNNNNNNNNNNNNNNNNNNNNNNNNNNNNNNNNNNNNNNNNNNNNNNNNNNNNNNNNNNNNNNNNNNNNNNNNNNNNNNNNNNNNNNNNNNNNNNNNNNNNNNNNNNNNNNNNNNNNNNNNNNNNNNNNNNNNNNNNNNNNNNNNNNNNNNNNNNNNNNNNNNNNNNNNNNNNNNNNNNNNNNNNNNNNNNNNNNNNNNNNNNNNNNNNNNNNNNNNNNNNNNNNNNNNNNNNNNNNNNNNNNNNNNNNNNNNNNNNNNNNNNNNNNNNNNNNNNNNNNNNNNNNNNNNNNNNNNNNNNNNNNNNNNNNNNNNNNNNNNNNNNNNNNNNNNNNNNNNNNNNNNNNNNNNNNNNNNNNNNNNNNNNNNNNNNNNNNNNNNNNNNNNNNNNNNNNNNNNNNNNNNNNNNNNNNNNNNNNNNNNNNNNNNNNNNNNNNNNNNNNNNNNNNNNNNNNNNNNNNNNNNNNNNNNNNNNNNNNNNNNNNNNNNNNNNNNNNNNNNNNNNNNNNNNNNNNNNNNNNNNNNNNNNNNNNNNNNNNNNNNNNNNNNNNNNNNNNNNNNNNNNNNNNNNNNNNNNNNNNNNNNNNNNNNNNNNNNNNNNNNNNNNNNNNNNNNNNNNNNNNNNNNNNNNNNNNNNNNNNNNNNNNNNNNNNNNNNNNNNNNNNNNNNNNNNNNNNNNNNNNNNNNNNNNNNNNNNNNNNNNNNNNNNNNNNNNNNNNNNNNNNNNNNNNNNNNNNNNNNNNNNNNNNNNNNNNNNNNNNNNNNNNNNNNNNNNNNNNNNNNNNNNNNNNNNNNNNNNNNNNNNNNNNNNNNNNNNNNNNNNNNNNNNNNNNNNNNNNNNNNNNNNNNNNNNNNNNNNNNNNNNNNNNNNNNNNNNNNNNNNNNNNNNNNNNNNNNNNNNNNNNNNNNNNNNNNNNNNNNNNNNNNNNNNNNNNNNNNNNNNNNNNNNNNNNNNNNNNNNNNNNNNNNNNNNNNNNNNNNNNNNNNNNNNNNNNNNNNNNNNNNNNNNNNNNNNNNNNNNNNNNNNNNNNNNNNNNNNNNNNNNNNNNNNNNNNNNNNNNNNNNNNNNNNNNNNNNNNNNNNNNNNNNNNNNNNNNNNNNNNNNNNNNNNNNNNNNNNNNNNNNNNNNNNNNNNNNNNNNNNNNNNNNNNNNNNNNNNNNNNNNNNNNNNNNNNNNNNNNNNNNNNNNNNNNNNNNNNNNNNNNNNNNNNNNNNNNNNNNNNNNNNNNNNNNNNNNNNNNNNNNNNNNNNNNNNNNNNNNNNNNNNNNNNNNNNNNNNNNNNNNNNNNNNNNNNNNNNNNNNNNNNNNNNNNNNNNNNNNNNNNNNNNNNNNNNNNNNNNNNNNNNNNNNNNNNNNNNNNNNNNNNNNNNNNNNNNNNNNNNNNNNNNNNNNNNNNNNNNNNNNNNNNNNNNNNNNNNNNNNNNNNNNNNNNNNNNNNNNNNNNNNNNNNNNNNNNNNNNNNNNNNNNNNNNNNNNNNNNNNNNNNNNNNNNNNNNNNNNNNNNNNNNNNNNNNNNNNNNNNNNNNNNNNNNNNNNNNNNNNNNNNNNNNNNNNNNNNNNNNNNNNNNNNNNNNNNNNNNNNNNNNNNNNNNNNNNNNNNNNNNNNNNNNNNNNNNNNNNNNNNNNNNNNNNNNNNNNNNNNNNNNNNNNNNNNNNNNNNNNNNNNNNNNNNNNNNNNNNNNNNNNNNNNNNNNNNNNNNNNNNNNNNNNNNNNNNNNNNNNNNNNNNNNNNNNNNNNNNNNNNNNNNNNNNNNNNNNNNNNNNNNNNNNNNNNNNNNNNNNNNNNNNNNNNNNNNNNNNNNNNNNNNNNNNNNNNNNNNNNNNNNNNNNNNNNNNNNNNNNNNNNNNNNNNNNNNNNNNNNNNNNNNNNNNNNNNNNNNNNNNNNNNNNNNNNNNNNNNNNNNNNNNNNNNNNNNNNNNNNNNNNNNNNNNNNNNNNNNNNNNNNNNNNNNNNNNNNNNNNNNNNNNNNNNNNNNNNNNNNNNNNNNNNNNNNNNNNNNNNNNNNNNNNNNNNNNNNNNNNNNNNNNNNNNNNNNNNNNNNNNNNNNNNNNNNNNNNNNNNNNNNNNNNNNNNNNNNNNNNNNNNNNNNNNNNNNNNNNNNNNNNNNNNNNNNNNNNNNNNNNNNNNNNNNNNNNNNNNNNNNNNNNNNNNNNNNNNNNNNNNNNNNNNNNNNNNNNNNNNNNNNNNNNNNNNNNNNNNNNNNNNNNNNNNNNNNNNNNNNNNNNNNNNNNNNNNNNNNNNNNNNNNNNNNNNNNNNNNNNNNNNNNNNNNNNNNNNNNNNNNNNNNNNNNNNNNNNNNNNNNNNNNNNNNNNNNNNNNNNNNNNNNNNNNNNNNNNNNNNNNNNNNNNNNNNNNNNNNNNNNNNNNNNNNNNNNNNNNNNNNNNNNNNNNNNNNNNNNNNNNNNNNNNNNNNNNNNNNNNNNNNNNNNNNNNNNNNNNNNNNNNNNNNNNNNNNNNNNNNNNNNNNNNNNNNNNNNNNNNNNNNNNNNNNNNNNNNNNNNNNNNNNNNNNNNNNNNNNNNNNNNNNNNNNNNNNNNNNNNNNNNNNNNNNNNNNNNNNNNNNNNNNNNNNNNNNNNNNNNNNNNNNNNNNNNNNNNNNNNNNNNNNNNNNNNNNNNNNNNNNNNNNNNNNNNNNNNNNNNNNNNNNNNNNNNNNNNNNNNNNNNNNNNNNNNNNNNNNNNNNNNNNNNNNNNNNNNNNNNNNNNNNNNNNNNNNNNNNNNNNNNNNNNNNNNNNNNNNNNNNNNNNNNNNNNNNNNNNNNNNNNNNNNNNNNNNNNNNNNNNNNNNNNNNNNNNNNNNNNNNNNNNNNNNNNNNNNNNNNNNNNNNNNNNNNNNNNNNNNNNNNNNNNNNNNNNNNNNNNNNNNNNNNNNNNNNNNNNNNNNNNNNNNNNNNNNNNNNNNNNNNNNNNNNNNNNNNNNNNNNNNNNNNNNNNNNNNNNNNNNNNNNNNNNNNNNNNNNNNNNNNNNNNNNNNNNNNNNNNNNNNNNNNNNNNNNNNNNNNNNNNNNNNNNNNNNNNNNNNNNNNNNNNNNNNNNNNNNNNNNNNNNNNNNNNNNNNNNNNNNNNNNNNNNNNNNNNNNNNNNNNNNNNNNNNNNNNNNNNNNNNNNNNNNNNNNNNNNNNNNNNNNNNNNNNNNNNNNNNNNNNNNNNNNNNNNNNNNNNNNNNNNNNNNNNNNNNNNNNNNNNNNNNNNNNNNNNNNNNNNNNNNNNNNNNNNNNNNNNNNNNNNNNNNNNNNNNNNNNNNNNNNNNNNNNNNNNNNNNNNNNNNNNNNNNNNNNNNNNNNNNNNNNNNNNNNNNNNNNNNNNNNNNNNNNNNNNNNNNNNNNNNNNNNNNNNNNNNNNNNNNNNNNNNNNNNNNNNNNNNNNNNNNNNNNNNNNNNNNNNNNNNNNNNNNNNNNNNNNNNNNNNNNNNNNNNNNNNNNNNNNNNNNNNNNNNNNNNNNNNNNNNNNNNNNNNNNNNNNNNNNNNNNNNNNNNNNNNNNNNNNNNNNNNNNNNNNNNNNNNNNNNNNNNNNNNNNNNNNNNNNNNNNNNNNNNNNNNNNNNNNNNNNNNNNNNNNNNNNNNNNNNNNNNNNNNNNNNNNNNNNNNNNNNNNNNNNNNNNNNNNNNNNNNNNNNNNNNNNNNNNNNNNNNNNNNNNNNNNNNNNNNNNNNNNNNNNNNNNNNNNNNNNNNNNNNNNNNNNNNNNNNNNNNNNNNNNNNNNNNNNNNNNNNNNNNNNNNNNNNNNNNNNNNNNNNNNNNNNNNNNNNNNNNNNNNNNNNNNNNNNNNNNNNNNNNNNNNNNNNNNNNNNNNNNNNNNNNNNNNNNNNNNNNNNNNNNNNNNNNNNNNNNNNNNNNNNNNNNNNNNNNNNNNNNNNNNNNNNNNNNNNNNNNNNNNNNNNNNNNNNNNNNNNNNNNNNNNNNNNNNNNNNNNNNNNNNNNNNNNNNNNNNNNNNNNNNNNNNNNNNNNNNNNNNNNNNNNNNNNNNNNNNNNNNNNNNNNNNNNNNNNNNNNNNNNNNNNNNNNNNNNNNNNNNNNNNNNNNNNNNNNNNNNNNNNNNNNNNNNNNNNNNNNNNNNNNNNNNNNNNNNNNNNNNNNNNNNNNNNNNNNNNNNNNNNNNNNNNNNNNNNNNNNNNNNNNNNNNNNNNNNNNNNNNNNNNNNNNNNNNNNNNNNNNNNNNNNNNNNNNNNNNNNNNNNNNNNNNNNNNNNNNNNNNNNNNNNNNNNNNNNNNNNNNNNNNNNNNNNNNNNNNNNNNNNNNNNNNNNNNNNNNNNNNNNNNNNNNNNNNNNNNNNNNNNNNNNNNNNNNNNNNNNNNNNNNNNNNNNNNNNNNNNNNNNNNNNNNNNNNNNNNNNNNNNNNNNNNNNNNNNNNNNNNNNNNNNNNNNNNNNNNNNNNNNNNNNNNNNNNNNNNNNNNNNNNNNNNNNNNNNNNNNNNNNNNNNNNNNNNNNNNNNNNNNNNNNNNNNNNNNNNNNNNNNNNNNNNNNNNNNNNNNNNNNNNNNNNNNNNNNNNNNNNNNNNNNNNNNNNNNNNNNNNNNNNNNNNNNNNNNNNNNNNNNNNNNNNNNNNNNNNNNNNNNNNNNNNNNNNNNNNNNNNNNNNNNNNNNNNNNNNNNNNNNNNNNNNNNNNNNNNNNNNNNNNNNNNNNNNNNNNNNNNNNNNNNNNNNNNNNNNNNNNNNNNNNNNNNNNNNNNNNNNNNNNNNNNNNNNNNNNNNNNNNNNNNNNNNNNNNNNNNNNNNNNNNNNNNNNNNNNNNNNNNNNNNNNNNNNNNNNNNNNNNNNNNNNNNNNNNNNNNNNNNNNNNNNNNNNNNNNNNNNNNNNNNNNNNNNNNNNNNNNNNNNNNNNNNNNNNNNNNNNNNNNNNNNNNNNNNNNNNNNNNNNNNNNNNNNNNNNNNNNNNNNNNNNNNNNNNNNNNNNNNNNNNNNNNNNNNNNNNNNNNNNNNNNNNNNNNNNNNNNNNNNNNNNNNNNNNNNNNNNNNNNNNNNNNNNNNNNNNNNNNNNNNNNNNNNNNNNNNNNNNNNNNNNNNNNNNNNNNNNNNNNNNNNNNNNNNNNNNNNNNNNNNNNNNNNNNNNNNNNNNNNNNNNNNNNNNNNNNNNNNNNNNNNNNNNNNNNNNNNNNNNNNNNNNNNNNNNNNNNNNNNNNNNNNNNNNNNNNNNNNNNNNNNNNNNNNNNNNNNNNNNNNNNNNNNNNNNNNNNNNNNNNNNNNNNNNNNNNNNNNNNNNNNNNNNNNNNNNNNNNNNNNNNNNNNNNNNNNNNNNNNNNNNNNNNNNNNNNNNNNNATcgattttttttatacaaatacgtttaatataattatttattcaaaaatgTGTTTAAACTTCTTTTACAATAATAAAACATTTAAATTAAGAGTTTAACTATTATTCAGCATTGACATTTTGGCCTTTAAAAAACAAAAGAAggattgacattttgtcaaaagCGATTAACTTTTACGCCAActgtcttcaatttttttttaaatttatgtaaCAACGCTTAATTAGATATGAAgacaatattaaaataaaaaatgtaaaaaagaggaaatatttcaattttctttcttaCAATCCGAGGAAGACGAAGCcgcgaaaaaagaaaaaaaaaaaggaaaaaaagacacacagaaagaagagagagagagatagagaagcTAAAGAGACATTGTGCCGTGTTTTTGTTGCACACGGAGagcgaaaaaaaaaaactaaatcggaaaaataaaaactgaaacaaaaaagaagagagaagaaaatggCTACACATATGCAAGATCCACCTTCGAAATCTAACCCTAACAATCCCAATGCAAACAACAATGCCGTCAATGCTCATCAATTACCTCCTCAACCTCCGCCTACGGCGGCGGTTCCGCCATCTTCCACCGGCGTAACCTCATCCGTATTCATCCGCGGTGACGGTTGTGAAGGTGGCAGTCCGAACGCGCATCACCGGAGGGCTCACTCGGAGGTCAGTTTCCGGCTGCCGGACGACATGATGGACCTATCGCCGTCGGATCCGTTCACCGGCGGCTCATCCACCGCCAGCCTCGAGGAGATCGGATCCGAGGACGACCTCTTCTCTACCTACATTGACGTCGAGAAGCTCAGCGGCGGAGGAGGGGCTTCGAACGGTTCGATTCAGGGCGGAAATGGATTAGATCAGAGCAGTTACGGCGGCGCCGGAACAAGCGGCAACAACGAGGAAGATAAGAGCCCTGGTGGAAACGGTAGCGCTGGCGCCGGAGGAGCTAGGCCGAGGCACCGGCATAGTAACTCCGTCGACGGTTCTACGACAGGCGTGTTCGGAGAGATCATGGAGGCGAAGAAAGCAATGCCTCCTGATAAGCTCGCTGAGCTATGGACCATTGATCCGAAACGCGCCAAGAGGTCTGAACATGATACTCACTTcatatttcatttaatttttttttttattttgattttgagtaCATGTTTTTGTTTTTGCAATTTCGGAATTCGAACAGTGGAATTAGGTTTCTTATGCTTTTACATTGCTGCATGAAGTTTACGAATTTCGTCTTGTTGAGTTAGCTATTGAAAATGAAAATTTATTGCGTTAGTTTGTGGTGGATAATTGCACTTTTTAAGGTAATGCAATCATTTGTATGCGTGGACTTTTTCCGTTGATCTTAATGTTATTTACAAACAATTCCTTTTGGGAAATCTTTGATTCTTGACGTCCGAACGCTGATTTTTGGCAATGATATTTGATTCTTACCATGTTTTTtcttaatttgatgcatgaatgGATTTTGGCATTCTAGCTCTATTGTAGCGTTGGTTTGTTAACCCTGGAAGTAATTGAAGCATTGGAATTCAGAATCGGATGAGTTGTTATAGCAATTGATAGGTAGTTTCTGAATAGGCACCTTGGAAGTTTTTAAGGTTACATGGCTGATGCAGCTGCAATTGTGAATTTGTAGCAGAACCTTCAAAACCAATACAAATGCTGTGCAGGCCACAGTTCAAAACCATTTGTCATGAAgactcttccttttttttttttggtgactgaagaCTCTTCCTTTTTAACATGAATTATGCTCAATCTAGTGACATTACAATAGATAATTTATTATTTCTGAAAAACAGAGATCATCATGTATCCTCCCATTTTGTGTGTGCTTTGATTTcaaattgagatgggagaaacaAAAGTGAGGGATAGTGAGATTCAAGGGACGCTGCTCTTTTGTTTCATGTCGTTTTGTGCTTCCATATCTTAGTACTTTCTGTGGATTAGTATTCTGACGAATATTGTTGTATCTTGTATGTACAGAATACTTGCTAATCGGCAATCTGCTGCACGTTCAAAAGAGAGAAAGGCCCGCTATATACAAGAACTCGAGCGCAAAGTTCAGACCCTTCAGACCGAAGCTACAACTCTTTCTGCCCAATTGACCCTATACCAGGTTCGTGCTGTCCATCTGAAACCACTTGCATGATTTTGCCATGAAATAGATGAAGCACTCAAGTGTTAAGTTCATCTTTGCTGCAACAAACTGGAAATTCCTTGTACAATATCTCATTTTGTTTATTGAGGACTGTATTTTTCTTGGCTTATATTTTTTTTCCATAAATCATTGAGAATTTAGTTTGAAAAGGTTACGATATGCTTCTATCTGCAGTTTCCTTTTTGGCTGATTATGATTACTGCTCGATGATTTTCATAATTTAAGATTATTGCCATCCAATATTTATTGACTTAAATTACATACGGAGGTTGTATATGAATATGACATGTCTCGTCTTTATTCTTTATAGAGGGACACAACAGGTCTGAGTAGTGAAAATACCGAGCTCAAACTTCGGCTACAAGCCATGGAACAACAAGCACAACTTCGCGATggtaaatattattaattcaatcACTTTGTCAAAGTGTTACACCCTTTAGACTTTATTAGGATGGTAATCTTAAAAACACTGGAACTTGTTTCTGATCTGATGCAGCTCTTAACGACGCATTGATGAAAGAAGTAGAGAGGCTAAAGATTGCCACCGGGGAGGCAATGAAGCCCTCTGAATCTTTTAATCTAGGAATGCAACAGATGCAATTTGCAGGGTCAAATTTTTTTCCAGTCCCACAAAGTTCAGGTCCTCCTGGTCTGCAGAGCATACCAATGATGTCATTCTGTCACCCCCCATCCAACATTCCTCATGAAATGCAACATTCAAATTCTCATCAACTCGCTGATATATTGCATAACGACCAGCTCGGTCGCTTGCAGGGACTCGACATTAGCAGCAAAGGATCAACCCTTGTGAAAGCCGAAGGCCCCTCACTTTCTGCGAGTGAGAGCAGCAATACATTTTGAATTTAACAAATCTCTTGATTGACCTGCTGACTCATGGCCTTGTTCCTTCTCTTCAAGATGTTTATAATGTTGACATTTAGCCGTCTAATTAAGGTTCTTTGTTTCCTTTAAAGTTCCATTTAGATTATTGAGGATTAATTCTTAAATTGTTTATTCTTAGGGATTCCCTCAACAAAGGAGCATCACCCTTGGGGTTTTTTGTAGCAAAAGTTTTACAAAAATCATGTTGAATCATGACATTTTGGTTCTTGTGGGTGTTAGAATATAGGGAGTGAAAGGTCAtttttatagtttattttttGGTATGTTGGGATATTTAGCTATCACCTCCGTTTGATAGCTTGTATACTGTGATTTATTGTTGTGTTACATATTTTTAAAGTATGTTTAGGGTGGATTTTGCTAAAgtagaaaatggaagatgaaacTAGTTCTGAGTTCATTCTACCATGCATTGTTattgtatttttgggttttactCAATAGTTGTGCAACCCAATCATTGTtggaaatttttatttatttgatcgtgtaaattgattttttttattatatctatttattattttttactctcttatttatttctctttgttctttttttttttaattgaatgcaTCTGACCTTTATagaacataaaaaaatttaatttcataaaGAATGAAGAATGcctcaataattaattaatggggAGTGTTAgggaacaatgaaaattttgaacaatataaacaactaccaatcaaataaaaatacaccatACCCTAATTTAatattactaattaaatttactcttttaactctATTAATTTACATTATTTACACATTATTTAAAAATCTTATTAGTTACCTATACTTTTACTTAATTATAATACGTATTAGCATTGTATTTTTAAGATCTACTGAGTAGTTGTAGAATCCAAGAAATTTGGAAGGGACCAATGTAGTTGTAGTAGCTAGCTATCATGTCCATGTTGATATTAATAACTCAATCTAATTGTGTGCCGTACATTCATGATTTCGtttcaaatataaaataacttaGCTTGTACGAAATATTTGTGTTACATTCTATCATTATAAGGTGGTTTCTCCCATACCAACCTTAAATTCAGGGTTTAAGTTATTCTGCTTAGTTGTTCTTATTCAAATATAAACATGTGTCTATCTAATGACATATCATTGACTATAGTCTAATTATGTTTTAAACTTAAACATATTATTACTTTTAATTCTTATACTTTTACcccaaaattatatttaaaaatttcaatCTTGCTCAATGACATGAAGAAGAGGACCCGAAGAAATTGCTCCATCAACATGTAGAGCTTcattttcttgttcttgttctttgaACGCTTCTAAACAGTTCCATTTTTAGATCGTGCCTCCTCTTCTTAAACTTCTCGAATTCTTCGTGGTTGTTAACGGCGTCAAGTGATTCGACAAAATGAAGGAGCAAAAGCACTTTGGCTAATGTTAGATAGGAGTTTTTTAAGGTGGTGAAAATATATTTTGGTGCTTAAAGAACcaaaatagataataaaattgGTAATAATTTGGGGTTTCTTTATAAATATGGGTTTTAAGCATATGTATTCATTCAGGTCATCATTTATATCGGACAATCAACAAGTTTATATCCTTTAATGCCGTTAACAATGATTGCCGAAGATTAAGAAAAAAATGACAGCAATCAAATATCAATTATCATTACCAAAACTCAACGTTTTCATACCATAAATCAAAGACTTCTCAAAAGGAATTGTTTGAAAATAACATTAAGATCAACAGACAAATTGCAAAACAAAAACTTCTacccaaaatcaaataaaaagataaaaaaaataaaaataaaaattgaagtgAGTATCATATTCATAAACAAATTGGTGCATTTGGTGTTAGAAAAATGGAGCGTGCGAGCATTAAGCTCACCCCTTAAAAGATTAAGCAAATTAAAGCAAGTTTAGGAAGGAGTTTATATATTGCCCCCGTCAAGTTATTACTAGTAGAAATAACACTTTTTTCAACGGCATTTTTTGCTACTGAAAGCAAATTATCGTCTGCAAACCCTTTTTGCCACCCTCAACTAAAACCTCACTAATACACATCTTTATTTTATCTACTTATGAGTTATTAATTAcggatatatatataaatatataacgaTTGATTCTTAtgttaaaataaaggaaaagtatagggagccaatggagtatttatataatgtgtacaatagaagtttagggagtattagagatataactattagtgttatctttttctATCAGCGTAAGTTTCTATCAGcgtaagcttttgggatgagagTGGTTTTATgatatgagatgtttattatccctaatacccggatggttattctggatattaTAGGTGATGtttattttgtaactcatatagcccattgtacacattatacaaatatttcattggctccctagcaggactcaaaaataaatttttaaggcggatgatgttcattttgtaactcatataACCCATTatacatattgtataaatattccattgactCCCTAATAggactcaaaaataaattttcgaggCGGCCTTTTTTTAATTAACAACGGAATataaagtccaaaaaaaaaaaaaaactaaaggaCAATagttcttaaaaataaaatactgaTAGAATTAGCACGAAAACGAAGAGAGATACAAAAAGGTAAATTAAAAAACACATAATAGCCAAAAAATAAATATAgtcataattaattattttatctaCACAAAAATTTGCTTTCTATAACTGATGTTATATTTTTCAGTTAATTAATCTGTTGCACCTCTTTTTAATTGtcaaaataaggattcaaaaagaATATAAATCAATATTATCATAAAAAACAAGTTTTATTGCAACAACTAAATCTACTTCTATAACCACATGATATTATACCCAAAGTTTATAATAAGATCCATActcattaaaattttttagaactcTATCGAAGTAACCAAAGTAAAAATTAAGTTTGTACTAAAACCAACAAAAAATTTTCCATCTATATCTCTAATAATCTCTCCACGGACTCTTTTTTATTATGTAAAACCTAAAAACCGAACTATCTATCTAGTTATGAAAATTAATAAA is from Arachis ipaensis cultivar K30076 chromosome B01, Araip1.1, whole genome shotgun sequence and encodes:
- the LOC107640665 gene encoding transcription factor RF2b, whose translation is MATHMQDPPSKSNPNNPNANNNAVNAHQLPPQPPPTAAVPPSSTGVTSSVFIRGDGCEGGSPNAHHRRAHSEVSFRLPDDMMDLSPSDPFTGGSSTASLEEIGSEDDLFSTYIDVEKLSGGGGASNGSIQGGNGLDQSSYGGAGTSGNNEEDKSPGGNGSAGAGGARPRHRHSNSVDGSTTGVFGEIMEAKKAMPPDKLAELWTIDPKRAKRILANRQSAARSKERKARYIQELERKVQTLQTEATTLSAQLTLYQRDTTGLSSENTELKLRLQAMEQQAQLRDALNDALMKEVERLKIATGEAMKPSESFNLGMQQMQFAGSNFFPVPQSSGPPGLQSIPMMSFCHPPSNIPHEMQHSNSHQLADILHNDQLGRLQGLDISSKGSTLVKAEGPSLSASESSNTF